In Chaetodon auriga isolate fChaAug3 chromosome 9, fChaAug3.hap1, whole genome shotgun sequence, the genomic window AGTGTGCTGTCgttcatcctctctgctctctggagtctGAGGCCACTGTGACAGGCTGATTCCCACTCAGGCAGCTGAGAAGTGATGCTCACCAGGAAATGGGTATATTTAGGCCCACTAAGGCAGAGTAGGGTCCTGCGTCGGGTTTTTAGCTGTGCGACATCGCCACCTACTGGTAGAATGGCACAACCTGCAGGCAGTACTTGAACGCTACGTCAATTAATTCTGATGTAATTTTCTGTTTTGAGGTCCATTCTAAGGGGCTGAAGCTGGGTATCTACGCAGATGTGGGGAAAAATACCTGTGCTGGATACCCCGGCAGTCTGGGGTACTATGAGACAGATGCTCAGACTTTTGCTGACTGGGATGTGGATCTACTGAAGTTTGATGGCTGCTATATGGACTGGACCTTGCTGGGAGAAGGTGAGTACTTTACCAGCTGAACCCCAACATAAGTGATAACTGCCTCACCCAAAGCAAATGTTAATACATATAAGGCCCATTCATATATATGGAAACATGATTTGTTCACAACTTAGTACATCTTCATCAATGTGCTGGTTCCATTTTTTGGTTCTCCTCTCATTCAGAGCCTCCATAGACTCAATAGGAGAAGTTGTTATTAAATCTAACAGCCTGATTTTGTTATGTTCAAGGCTACATGAACATGTCAAAAGCACTGAACAAAACCAGAAGAAGCATCCTGTACTCCTGTGAGTGGCCTTTGTACGAGTGGCCTTTCCAACAGGTGAGAAGAAGCCGTTTGCCTTCGCTCCACTTTAACTCATTTTTAAGCTAAAATACTGATCAGTCTCTGGTTTCAgcctctcctgtctctcatgtgaGGATCTGATGCTCGTCTTTGTTACATTACATTCAGCTGCTTTTGGCCAAACAACTTAAAATCAGTGCCTTCAaatcaaataacaaaacaattttTCTGTTAACCGAGAAAGTAATTGGTAGATTAATCAGtgagttgcagccctactttaAATCTCAGCATACATCATCAATCTCTAGTTTATTTTTATGGATTTCATCCACATAATAAAAGCAAATAGAAAGAATAATTCTTTGAATGATTATCCGCTGCCCAACGACGCCATACATCATGTGTTATACGACATAAAAGAGCGTTTCTGTGCCTGCAGCCCGACTACGCAGCCATTCGTGAGACGTGTAACCACTGGCGCAACTTCGCTGACGTGTACGACTCATGGAGCTCTGTCAAGTCCATCCTTGACTGGACTGCTTCTCATCAAGACATCATTGTCCCCTCAGCTGGACCTGGGGGCTGGAATGACCCTGATATGGTACTCTGctacactcctcctcctcctcctctctttgccaTCAACTGAGCACAGAACAAGTGGCCTTCCAGCATCAAGCTGCTTGGTTAGCATTTCAAAACCTGCAGAGTGCAGATTTGTTTCTGAACTGGAGGTCCGCTGacacttaaaggaatagtcaTTTTGCGAAATTAACTTATTTGCTTGAttgcagagacagatgagaagattCATACCACTCTTAGTCTGaacttagcacaaaggctggaaactgCTTGTCTAAAGGTAACACTTCTGAAGTTCACCAATTAACCCCTCGTAAaaccaaaatgtcatttttataaCTATTTTTTCTATGAATTACACAAATAAGTGCctgtagctgtgttttgttatttttgacaGAACCAGGCAGCCTTTTTCACCTGTTTTCtatctttgtgctaagctaacaggctgctggctgtagattAATGAATGGTATGAATCTCTTGATTTGACTCTGCAAGAAAATACTCCTATTTCCCATAATGTTGAACAATTCCTTTAAATTTCTCCTGTAGttacactgtttttcttttatataGCCAGTAGATTTAAATGCATCATCAAAACAGGATTATTTACTTCCATAAAAGGGTTAAGTTGATGTTTAAAACAACAGACCAGTATTACAAACATTTGTGCTATACAGGATCTCATTTCTCAGCAGCAGGCCGTTGATGCACCGTGTCCGGTCTGTAAGCTCAGCCTGCCTTgttatttgcatatttatgaCAGTGGTCCATTTCTCTAGCTCGTGATTGGGAACTTTGGCTTAAGTCATGACCAGCAGGAGTCTCAGATGGCATTATGGGCCATCATGGCAGCCCCTCTGCTCATGTCTAACGATCTGAGGGACATTTGTCCTCGCTCcaaggagctgctgcagaacagaCACATCATCGCCATCAGCCAGGACTCACTGGGCAAGCAAGGATACCTCACTGCCAAGGTGGGTGAGACGTGGCACAAAGCACGATCACCTCCTGGAATGACAGCTGTGCACTTTTTGGCAGTGATCTGAATGAAAGTGTATGGCTTAGTGCTACAGTCCACTGTCAGAATAAAACATAGCTTTCTCTACAGGTGGACAGTTTTGAGGTGTGGGAGCGGCCGCTGTCGGACCACAGGCTGGCTATCGCCGTGCTAAACAAGCAAGAGATTGGTGGTCCCCGAGGGTTTGTCATCAGAGCGGCTCCTGGCTGGAAAATCTGTGATCCCCACTGTAACGTCACACAGATCCTGCCCCAGTATAAGGAAATGGGCGTTCAGACTCCACAAAGTAAAATGGTTTTATCGGTCAACCCTTCAGGCACGGCTCTACTGACCATCACCCCGACGAGCAGCCGCTTCAAGGGGCTTCACAGCAGGCTGCGCTGGGAGGACACGTCCGTCAAACGCAAGCACACCATCGTTTTGTAGTCCCCGGCTGGTTTTGCACTTTACTCACAGGATGTTGATTGTTTTAAGTGGAAAATGGTTTCTAAAACTTGAGCAGGTGTGCTTTTGTGAAAGTCTAAATTCAAACAGGGAAAACGTTTTATAGTCTAGTTCGCTTGAATCAGCTTGGATACGATGACAATTACAGAACACCTGCTGCTTATGTTGTATCAATCACTGGAAAATGCTTTTGCACACTGTTGAGTTGTCCAGGCTGCTAACAGGTTAAATTACCTTGAAAAAAAGAAGTTTGCACATGTGACAAGTATACAGAAACCGAAGTGAAAGAAGGGCCAAACTCCAAAGTatgttttaatacatttattgaaAATATTGACAGGTTCCTCGAGAAAACTGGGCACAGTTTAGAACTGGATGACCTGGCCCTATAAGAGAACAGATGAAAAACTTTAATATGATGCTCAAGAAGAGTTAAAACACTAAATGTGTCAATGATGCCAATGATGTTTCACTCTAAATGCTGCAGGAAATTAGGGACTTTTGTACTGTGCTCAAATAAAGATGGTTTTTGAACAGTTTGAACAGGTTTTCTTCACATTTGTTCGCTTAACCCCAAATCAAAAGCAAAGTCAAGCATGTGTGGCTGTATGGTGTGTGGTGGGTGAGGAGGAATTAATGATGAAAAGCCATTATACAATTACGCTAGTATGCAAGTTGTCCTTTCATcccattattttaaaaaaatcccgGTCATTGTCAGAGCACCACAAGCTCAAGGTGATCCTTGTGAAATTTAATGAAATTACCAATTTTTCCTCAGTCCTCTGTAGGATTGTCTGAGTTCATGAGATAATGGCTTAgtggtttttggttttgcattttAGCATGAAGGTGAAACAGGGATCACATCGAATTAAGACCCAATTTTCCATGAAATTCTCTTCTCACTTGACCCCTTCCCCGACCATCAATTCACAAGCACTTCTGGTCAAGAGTGGGATTAAAAGCTATAAACTACTTAGCAATTTTATTAATGCAaggttaaaacacacaaatgcataatCAGGCCAGAAAGAAGCTGACAATCTGGGCGATTTTCTTGATGTTTACAGCATTTGTACTAATATGTCACTATGGTACTGACTCAATGTGAAAATGCCAAGATCCACGCATAGTTTTGGTAATTGGACCGATATAAATGATCAGAATCTTCCTCTGTGCACAGGAGGGGACAACATGACTCCACATTGAAAGGCACAACAGGCCTGCAAGTGGATTTCATGttattgttcatgtttttctgttttggtgtaTTTTTGAAATGCATGTCACCCCAAACCAAAGAAAACCCTCCAATCCAATAAACCCTGGTATGATCGATAAGTCCTCATTCTCATCGACATCTTTCTTCAACATTTGGTCTTTCTTCAAAGTTTCTGAATGTACTCCAGCTTTGATCGACACTCCTGCCACTTTGTGCACACTGTCACAGCTTTTCCAGCTCTTGAATCGTGTGCAGTTAAAACCACTTGCCCACTCCCCAATGGCTTACATATTTTGTTGAAAGACTGCCAGTTCAGCACAAGATACCAAAATCTAACATGCATCAGAATCAagttctgtctctgttttctaaTTGTGACTCTTACTGTAAAGTGAGCAGGATTTCAACATGTTGAAAGatgacaaacattttaaagtaaCTTGTCTGTCAACATGTGACTGGATTATTAATTAGGTTTTATTTTCTATGAGTAGTTGTCAGATCCACAACATTAAATACCCAATTACTTCCTGTTGAAAAGGGTGAGTTAAAAATCAGAAAACCTCGCATCCACTGGTAGAGCCCATAGTTATTTTTGAGAAATGATTTTGAGGTGCATTGATTTTTGACCTGCGACATCAAACTATATAATTCAAGGAGCATTAAAGCATCCTGTAAGATACCCATGAAACACAGTGCGCTGTGGGAATGCACACGCAGACCGAGCCGAACACGAACGCCATCAACGACACTTACCTTTCTCTTCTTGTCACCACCCAACTCGAAGTGCTTGCATCTCTTGATGGCCAGCATTCTCTTGGATCTGCAGTTGGCCTCCACGCACTCAAGCCTCAACACAATTTTCTTTGTGGTCTTAGCCTAGAaaagacaataataataataaaataagccAGCGTATGGTTGAGCCTGATCTCACAGAGTTGCAATAATTCACCTGAGGTCAAACAACACCGGATCACTGAGCATACCTTCTTTCTGAAGATGGGCTTCGTCTGACCACCATAGCCGCACTGCTTCCTGACGTATCTCCTCTTACCTGCAGAACGTATACAGTTCAGGTACTTACAATACAGCCCATTTACCACAGACAGCCACTCGTAAATAAGGGATTACTTACCCTGAGCATAGAGGGAATCCTTTCCCTTCTTGTACTGGGTAACTTTGTGGGGTTGGTGCTTCTTGCACTTTTTGCAGTAGGTCCTGCGGGTCTTCGGGACGTTCACCTGGACAACGAAAGCAATCAGGTTAGAACTGATTTGCAATGTAGCTGACAGCACTTTAATGTTTCATGCTCAGCTTCCCTGACAATTTGGAAAGGGGATCATATCAGTAAGCAAAAACCGTGAAATTAATAAGTCACTGTTAACGTCTTAAAATGATAACTGCGTAATATTGGCGTCAATTCGGCACACTGGCAGGCTGTACGTGGGGCAAACCGAGACAGTCCAAAGTTCAAACTTAGTTGATACCGTGTCACGTAGACAAACCGCGAAATTTGCCGTTAATGGAAGCGACTTTTCGAGCCTGTTTATTCTAAGTGTCAGCGCCCACGTCAGGGTAAAGGCAGCAGAcgttagctagcaagctaacgtGTTAGCATTGTAGCTATATAACGTGAATTCAAAGCGAAACGGCTTTGTAAACACGTGAAGCTGCAACAATGTCAAAACGTGAAAAAGCTGTTGTTTGCCACGAAGGCTAATTTGACTGACATTTCAGTTAAATTTTCCTTGAAACAAGGGCCGGTTGAAGTGCCAGTACGACTAGTAGCAGCATTCACCATACAGAGGATTGCTAAATGACCATTTAACATCGTAAAACGCACACAAGATGACCAATACTACCATCGTAGCATGTACCAAAAGACTGTTGACATATTAGAGTCAAGTAGACGCAGTAATAAATCTTTAATCGGCAGGATTGAGTTTGATTCTGTAAAATGTATTAGTGCATTAGTTTCATACCATGGTTGCGTCCCgatgcagaggaaaagaggaaggtgTAGACCGGAAGGAGTCTGTAATGTAGACCTCAGCGGTGAACTGGATGCACTGGATGCTGGTCTGCCCCCTAGCGGTAGGATGCCTCAGGAGGCCAAAGACttcaacaaaaccaaaacaccaAAGAGCTGAAATTGTCAGTAAATGCAGAGCTAAACGTTAAGTCTCTATGAATCACAATGAGCAGACTTAGTTATGCCAGCAGGAGGTATCAGTTGGAAGTTTGTTCATCAGTCGTCCCTGAAATGTGCAAATTGACAGCAGACTGGATAAGAAATCCTCTCAAATAAAAGTATGAGTTTAACTATATGCAGTACACAAACATGGTCCTGTGTTCATGTTAAGCACGCTTCCACTTATCACCAAAACTGTCCAGAGGCCTGATATGAAAATGAGCAGGAAGAAAAAGGGGAAGTAAGTGGAGTCGATTCCTCTCTGTGGGTGGGTTTAAGTTTCTTGCatcacaggcaaacacacattttatggAAGGCGAACAACTGAGGCAAAGGTTCATGCCACTGCTTCAAGCCTCAGCATCTATACTTGTCTGTCTGATGCTCAACTTTTTTGGGGTTTCTTGGTAAGTGACAAAGCTCCTTGAATGTAGGCTGTAAGGTCAAGATgtattctttgtcttttgttcacTTAAGTACAAATGATGACAGCAGCTATATGAACGCATTTCATCCGAAAGACTATGGACAGAAGTAGTCGGAACTGTGATGAAGATTTGTATGCAAATCCTAAATGAAGTCAGCACAAAAACTACAAATGCAGAAGTCGACCCACAGTGATATTAACTGCTAAAATGCAACACTTGTCTCTGAATGCCTGGTTGACAGTGATGGTCTGTTGTGCATTCTGCTGTACTTGTCGCATATTTTTCACCCCCTGTTGCAGCACTAGAGTGAGATGTGTGGTGGGGTTATAATCAGTTTCTTGTGGTTACTTTTTTAATCTACACATCACAAACGTCTTCTATCCTGAGAATTAGTCACAACTGTCACATTAGAACTGCAGACATCGCTCTAAAATTACCTTCATCTATCTATGCATCACAGAATTTGCTCATTTTGACGCTGAAAACTAACCTCCACGGAACACGTCAATCTTAAATTGATGTGGTACTTTAACATGTGTGGTTTGATCTAACCCTCTGGTTTGTACTGAACACCCTCaccactgtgtttttctctcactgtctcttccttatgcacacacaaacacacacacatacaaacacacagactttctTGCATAGACCACTTATCTATCAGGAAACGTCAGGAAAGAGAGCATCTTGACAGGTTCCTGTTAAACCTCGCCTTTCATGATATGGTTATCTTTGCTGTGTCATACAAAGCAAACATCACGCAACAAAATAAATACTTGCGTTCTCTCCTAATAGACACAGTCATGAATGTTAATAACTCATTTAATTTTAACACGTCGCACAGCCTTGCACACACTGAGGTGGTGACACAGTCGGCGATATTCGACTAAGATCAGTTGACCATCACTCTGACAGCCACCAATGTCAGAAATGGTGGAAACATATTCAAATATATGCAATCTTGTGATCAGATGATTCTGTGAgattaaaatgattattttaaggACACCCTTTGACTACTTTTGGATTTTGAGTTGCTGAAAAGTTGCCTTGTGTATGGAAACAAGTGCATTTTTAACAGCCCAATTTCATGGCAGATAAAGTTAACAGTTAAGAACAAACAAGCAGCTGAGAAGATACGCGTTAAAAGGTGAGAAAaaccttctctctctgcagactgttAAAGTGTTGtgctgtgcagaaacacaggCAAAtccagcaacaaaaaaaaaagtgtgtaaGTCAGGACATGGTGTGTAACAGCATACATCACATGTATGTAAGATACGTTTTAAACGTGCTAATGAAAGAAAACTGTGCATTTGAGAGACGCATAAAGTTAGATTGAAGTGCTGCAGGGGCACTGGGTTTCTTCTCCCTTCATATTGCAGTACAACACTGATGCAACTTCCCTATGAGTTTGTCTGTGTCAGCCACGGTGAGTCAACTCCCTTcataaaagaccaaaaaaataTTCTCCCCTCGGTAGCCATGgtacagtgaaacacagacacacagtttcaGTCGACTGGCCCGAATCGATCAGAGAGAAGGAAACGGGATGGAACGTGGGTCTTTATCTGCAGAGTTTACTGACCTCAAGTTAATGATGTGAGAAAACATTAGCTGGTGACGAATGAGGAATGAATAAACTGTTGTTTCACAGAATGGGGAACAACGCTGTCTGCTCATGACGGCACGAGCAAAGCCCATAGGTATAGTCAGCGCAGTGTGAAGAAATGTCGCACTCCTGGTTAGCAGGGAGTGAGAGAAGCTTCTGGTAGCGTTACAGTTCAGATGACAGAAGGAAGTGCTCGCAAGCTGAAAATAGGCAAAGCTGAAGCGCAAAACACATCTGACAGACTCACAGACAATGAGCATTCGGCTGTGTGACGAGGGTGAGTTTGAGCATCTGACAGTCCATGTTTCACCTGGAAATATGTCACTTTGACCTCCTACCTTTAGTGCTTTGTGtacttttgttgtattttaaaataatgtcctttttttttttagacattaAAGCAGAGTTTTTGCTGGATGGAAATATATCTGTCAAGAGGGATTTTTGGTAAAAGCGGTGGTTTGATGTGATTTTAGTTTTAGCTCTGCATTAGCTGGTTGCAACTGAAGTCGACCTTACTTTTCAAGTCTGCACACCGGTCCATCACTGGTGCATCTATTGATGTTAAATAAGGCTGAATTATTCAACATTTTAAGGAACCTTTCATTTCTATTTGCAGCATTTGTGGTGATTTTCTTCCTCTACTGTCAGTTAATTCTGAATAAATCATTCACCTACAGTATTAAGTGAGTTATGTTTCATATTGCTCATGTTTTAAGATATTTAGAGTGTCTATTGTAGTTCTTTTAGGAATGGCACCATGTTTTAGTCAACATTATCTTTGTCCGTTAACAGAAGTTGGTGTTCCTTTGCCCCAGTCCACTCTCATCTAGTTATGCTGTTTATAGGAGCTTTGTCCTGACACAAGACACAATAAACTGTCATAAACTGAAAAGGCCAGCCTTTTTAATTTGCCTACGTGGGTTATAATGCAGGTAAAATGAAGGTAGTCTTGTGTTGTCGGGATACTGTAGTTTGATTATTTCATATGATTTATTTAGAAGTTGTTTCTGACTACACTAAAGACCTTACAACATACATTTCAATGTGTTCGATGAACTGGGTTACTGTATTAAGTAAGAGTTACTGGGTCTTAAAAGTAGCATTCAAAATCAGGTCAAAACAGGtaatagtgtgtgtgtctgcactgtgaGAGGGCGAACTTTCCCCATCAAACAAGTCAAAAACATCTAAACTTACATGACAAGAAATAAAATCACCAAAAACGTTTGGATGcagctgattgtgttttatCTGATGCGACTTCTCATATCAAAGAATCCAAGAGGTGCAGGAATAATGCCAGACTTTCATATTAGGAAGCCACTTATCCACAATCTCCTCACACAGTttcccagtaaaaaaaaacattcggGTGACTGAGCtggtgtgatgatgatgaggatacAGTAGCTGAGGGAAACAGAtgtgacgggggggggggggggggggggattttgGAAACAGAGGATGTTGCTGGCAGTAAAAGCAGGGCTTATGCAAACTAAAGTTAATCACACAGTGATACGTGCTCGCGCTCTGCATGTCTCTTTATCTCGTTCCACATGTACTCTCACCTGTGTTAGTGGCACTGCTctgacaagatgaagacttcaCATCAACCTAAattctgtgaaaacacacttttcaacGGAAGTGAAGACACTGAATAATTATGTGTGAAGTGCAACATAAGTGGCCTATATAGCTAAGTTAAGCACAGTGATAATGGTCGAGGCAGTGACAGCTCTCAGCTGAGCGATTAACGCCTGAGTGAAGGTGTAAACATGCTGTTTGGTGTTGTCCTGCCACAAAGACAAGAGCCGGGTGTTATGTTGCTATTTTGTTAAACAAAAGTGCTAATTATGGCTTGTTCCCATGTAGATCACTCCTGACTGAATCATGTCAGACAACATACTGGAAGAAATCTTCATTAAACGGtctcagcagaagaagaaaacctccCCTTTGAACTACAAGGAGAGATGGTTTGTTCTCACCCAGGAAAAAATAGCCTACTATGATTTTGATCCTGACAAAGGGGTACGTAGATGGAACTGCAGAAATCCTTCATTGCGATTGTCTCGCATTTGTATCAAATTCGTGTTTGCTGGTGGTAAGAGAACTGTGCAGCCACATTTCTCTGAAGTTGCCTGACTGTTTCCTCCATCTGTTGAGCAGAAGCGAAAAGGTTTGAGAGGATCTGTTGACCTTGAGAAGATTAAGTGTGTGGAGACGGTCCAGCCGGAGCCCAATGCCCCGCAAGAGCGCATGTACGCATTCCAGGTAAACATTTTTGTCAATTTACGCAACAATCATGAAGGTTACAGacaaagctgcagcagtgtggaACATTCCAgccacttttctgtctttgtggtcTAAAATCAGgaccaaaaacatgaaatccaGCCTCTATGCTGGTGTTCATCCCAAATATCAGTCACTGTAGCGCATGGAATATATTTCTCATTTGATAGTGTTTGTAACATCAGTCAAAAACCGTGCAGAAGCTGCAAGAAGCAACACATGGGAGCTTTGTGACACACCGAGTGGACAAAACCTGTCCAATCCTCCAATAGTTAATAATGCGAAAGTCCATTGTTAAGAAGTGAAACCATCTCTCACACTCAAATGAACTGGGGATTTTCAGTGACTATGCAGGTGTTGCCTTTGCACACATGTTAGATCACACGACAAGGTAGCATGAAAAAAGGTGTCTGTCTAGCACTTgacatgaaagaaaacaaccaaGTAACCTAAGCAAGTAGTGTCTGTCTtgaactgcagtgaaaacaatcACACACCTTCTGCTTTTGTCACACTTGCTACACACTTGTCACACGAGCTACTAACTTAAGAGATAGAAAACAACATAATGccttcaaacagctgattttcttTCTCAATTTTGCTACAGATCATTTATGATGAGGGGCCGCTGTACATCTTTGCAAAGACCGAGGACGTTCGGGCTCAGTGGATAAAGAAGCTGAAAGAAAGTTAGTACATTCACACGCGTTTACAAGTGTATCCGGTGTTTATGTGTCTTGTCAGTCACAGTATCTAATAGAGAATATGCAATTATCATATCTTAACATCAGGCATTGTCTGCAGAGCAGAAGGGCTGGGTGCATATGCAAATGTAGATTCAATGTAAATGtcctgtgcatgtgcgtgtgttcctgtgcgtgtgtgtgtgtgtccataccCCATGTGCATAGTGGTGCGATTCAACAAGGACCTAATGCAGAAGTACCATCCTTGTTCCTGGATGGATGGGGTGTGGCTGTGCTGCCAGCAGGAAGTTAAACAAGCCATGGGTTGCAAGGTGCTGGACAGTAAGAACGGTGAGGACGAGATTCCCTTTGGTTTGAAATCTGCAGCAATCCACAGGTAAAGTTTAGCCTATGAGTTAACAATTTCATGCACATATTAAATGATGTCCTTAATAGGCTTTACATCTAAGCCATCTCGGCGAAGGGGATCCAGGAAACCTCTTCCTCCTACCCCAACAGAGGTATACACACAGTCCCTTCAGAATAACATTCACTGATTGTGGTAGTTTATTAATAAAACATCCACCAACTTTTGTTGTTTCAGGACAAGCCTGGTTGGCCTTTACCTCCACAGCCTCCTGAGCAACCCGCCCCCTCTGTAGGCATGACCGTGATAGCAGAGTACACCTACACACCCGTGACACCCCAAGACCTGGAGCTGCGGAGGGATGAAGAGTACACCATCCTGGAGATGTCTGATCCGAACTGGTGGAGAGCCAGAGACAAATATGGGTGAGATGAAGAAATTAACCCAAGATGCCTGATTGTGAAACaataatatattcattttaaatgggtttaaaaaaacaatatatgcAC contains:
- the gla gene encoding alpha-galactosidase A, which gives rise to MRRAEFVFALIAFICPAADSLDNGLALTPTMGWLHWERFMCNLDCDKDPNNCISERLYMQMADVMAKEGWKEAGYEYVCIDDCWPSHQRDAQGRLQADPKRFPGGIKNLADYVHSKGLKLGIYADVGKNTCAGYPGSLGYYETDAQTFADWDVDLLKFDGCYMDWTLLGEGYMNMSKALNKTRRSILYSCEWPLYEWPFQQPDYAAIRETCNHWRNFADVYDSWSSVKSILDWTASHQDIIVPSAGPGGWNDPDMLVIGNFGLSHDQQESQMALWAIMAAPLLMSNDLRDICPRSKELLQNRHIIAISQDSLGKQGYLTAKVDSFEVWERPLSDHRLAIAVLNKQEIGGPRGFVIRAAPGWKICDPHCNVTQILPQYKEMGVQTPQSKMVLSVNPSGTALLTITPTSSRFKGLHSRLRWEDTSVKRKHTIVL
- the rpl36a gene encoding large ribosomal subunit protein eL42 produces the protein MVNVPKTRRTYCKKCKKHQPHKVTQYKKGKDSLYAQGKRRYVRKQCGYGGQTKPIFRKKAKTTKKIVLRLECVEANCRSKRMLAIKRCKHFELGGDKKRKGQVIQF